A window from Bacillota bacterium encodes these proteins:
- a CDS encoding septum formation inhibitor Maf, whose amino-acid sequence MRLVLASASPARAELLRQIGLEFDVVPSGIPENAVDCSDPAGGVVSLALAKARHVASKERDAVVIAADTVVVLGHEVLGKPTDPDDARRMLRRMSGRWHQVISGLALVDAQTGREAACHETTRVRMASLPPVVLDWYVASGEPLGKAGSYAIQGRGALLVERISGCYFNVVGLPIFRLVGLARTIGVDLAQEAFRGCNACRIAYRAD is encoded by the coding sequence TTGAGGCTGGTTCTGGCATCCGCGTCACCCGCGCGAGCTGAGCTTTTGCGGCAGATCGGGCTTGAGTTCGACGTCGTGCCGAGCGGCATACCCGAGAACGCCGTCGACTGCAGCGATCCCGCCGGGGGCGTCGTGTCACTCGCGCTGGCTAAGGCGCGCCACGTCGCGTCCAAGGAACGCGATGCGGTCGTCATCGCGGCCGACACCGTGGTCGTGCTCGGCCACGAGGTCCTCGGCAAGCCAACGGACCCCGATGACGCTCGTAGGATGCTTCGTCGCATGTCAGGGCGTTGGCACCAGGTGATAAGCGGGCTCGCGTTGGTGGACGCCCAGACAGGCCGCGAGGCCGCGTGCCACGAAACCACGCGGGTGCGCATGGCAAGCCTGCCTCCGGTCGTCCTCGACTGGTATGTCGCGAGCGGCGAGCCGCTGGGGAAGGCTGGTTCCTATGCAATACAGGGGCGGGGTGCACTTCTCGTCGAGAGGATATCAGGCTGTTACTTCAACGTGGTGGGCTTGCCGATCTTTCGGCTTGTGGGCCTCGCCCGCACCATAGGTGTGGACCTTGCACAGGAGGCGTTCAGGGGGTGCAACGCATGCAGGATCGCTTACCGGGCCGACTAA
- a CDS encoding FAD:protein FMN transferase, translated as MKWEYGRRRRGRGRRLWALLLVLLLGVIAVVGYLLVRFSVIPWPPKAGAPHAANESGKAATASAVVDPQEYVDSQFLMDTYVSIQAFGPGAKDAVSAAFDEMRRIENLTSRFIPTSDVTRINEAAGGDPVKVSDETFTLLEKSRECSELSGGAFDVTIGPVVDAWGFGTETPHVPDSNVLAKAVALVDFRAMELDPASKTVRLAHPGMSIDLGGIAKGYAADRAAAVLREHGIKHALIDAGGNIVAVGTRPDGKPWHIGIRDPRGSSPTDTVGPVVEITDGAVVTSGDYERFFIENGHRYHHIFDPKTGMPADRAESATIIAPTSVDADMLSTAVFVLGPVEGPKILEGLDGISAMVVDANGHLVFSPGFPSP; from the coding sequence TTGAAGTGGGAGTACGGGCGCAGGCGGAGGGGGAGGGGGCGTCGGCTCTGGGCCCTCCTTCTCGTCCTTCTCCTGGGCGTTATCGCTGTAGTCGGCTACCTGCTTGTGAGGTTTAGCGTCATCCCGTGGCCGCCGAAGGCAGGTGCGCCGCACGCGGCGAACGAGAGCGGAAAGGCCGCGACGGCGAGCGCCGTGGTCGACCCGCAGGAGTACGTGGATAGCCAGTTCCTGATGGACACGTACGTGAGTATACAGGCGTTCGGTCCGGGGGCGAAGGACGCAGTGTCGGCGGCGTTCGATGAGATGCGTAGGATCGAGAACCTGACGAGCAGGTTCATTCCGACGAGCGATGTTACGAGGATAAACGAGGCGGCGGGCGGGGACCCCGTCAAGGTCAGCGACGAAACGTTCACGCTGCTAGAGAAATCACGCGAATGCTCGGAGCTCTCTGGAGGCGCGTTCGACGTGACCATCGGGCCTGTGGTAGACGCCTGGGGCTTCGGCACCGAGACCCCTCACGTGCCCGACAGCAACGTCCTCGCAAAAGCCGTCGCCCTCGTGGACTTCCGCGCCATGGAGCTTGATCCGGCTAGCAAGACGGTGAGGCTCGCACACCCCGGAATGTCCATCGACCTCGGCGGCATCGCCAAAGGTTACGCGGCGGACCGGGCCGCGGCGGTCCTGAGGGAACACGGGATCAAGCACGCCCTCATTGACGCAGGGGGGAACATCGTCGCGGTGGGCACTCGCCCTGACGGGAAGCCATGGCATATCGGGATAAGGGATCCAAGGGGTTCGAGCCCGACCGATACAGTGGGCCCTGTGGTTGAGATAACAGACGGGGCCGTCGTGACATCCGGGGATTACGAGAGGTTTTTCATTGAGAACGGCCACCGTTACCATCACATCTTCGATCCCAAGACGGGCATGCCTGCGGACCGTGCGGAGAGCGCCACGATAATCGCACCGACGTCTGTTGATGCTGACATGTTGTCTACGGCGGTGTTTGTGTTAGGGCCAGTGGAGGGCCCGAAGATCCTCGAGGGGTTGGACGGGATCTCTGCGATGGTGGTCGATGCCAATGGACATCTCGTGTTCTCTCCAGGGTTCCCGTCACCTTGA
- a CDS encoding alpha/beta-type small acid-soluble spore protein — translation MGRKKSNDRLRTLRQLDRLKWETAEQLGLTDDLKDPDKLSAVEAGKIGGQMVKKLVKKGERALAEDSARKAEKNL, via the coding sequence TTGGGCAGGAAGAAAAGCAACGACCGTCTGAGGACACTACGCCAGCTCGACCGCTTGAAATGGGAAACCGCGGAGCAACTCGGCCTCACGGACGACCTGAAGGACCCCGACAAGCTCAGCGCGGTGGAGGCCGGCAAGATTGGCGGGCAAATGGTGAAAAAGCTGGTCAAAAAAGGTGAGCGAGCTCTCGCCGAGGACAGCGCAAGAAAGGCTGAAAAAAACCTGTAA
- a CDS encoding RnfABCDGE type electron transport complex subunit B, giving the protein MIYVKAILGLGLMGAIFGLALALAAKKFAVEQDPRQEMIVEVLPGANCGGCGFPGCSGLAAAIVAGKAPVDACPVGGSTVAAKVAAIMGVEAGAAKERKVARVLCQGGTGQCGVRFVYDGFADCKAAQLVGGGAKACTYGCLGMGSCVAACSFDALHMGPDGLPVVDEEACTSCGRCVAACPRGIIQLVPESQSVTVLCRSYARGADVRKTCKVGCIGCGLCMKACPNGAITMDNNLAVIDPAKCDACGKCVEKCPTKSIVMRSRNTTAGTGSLAAS; this is encoded by the coding sequence ATGATCTACGTCAAGGCGATCCTCGGCCTCGGGCTAATGGGGGCCATATTCGGCCTCGCGCTCGCTCTTGCTGCGAAGAAGTTCGCGGTGGAGCAGGACCCCAGGCAGGAGATGATCGTTGAGGTGCTCCCGGGAGCCAACTGTGGCGGATGTGGCTTTCCGGGGTGCAGTGGCCTCGCGGCTGCGATAGTCGCGGGCAAGGCGCCTGTGGACGCGTGCCCGGTCGGAGGGTCGACCGTCGCGGCGAAAGTCGCAGCGATCATGGGGGTTGAGGCCGGCGCGGCGAAAGAACGCAAGGTGGCTAGGGTGCTGTGCCAGGGGGGCACGGGCCAGTGTGGGGTGAGGTTTGTATACGATGGCTTTGCCGACTGCAAGGCTGCGCAGCTGGTGGGCGGCGGCGCGAAGGCGTGCACGTACGGGTGCCTCGGCATGGGCTCGTGCGTGGCTGCCTGTTCCTTCGACGCGCTCCACATGGGGCCGGACGGCCTCCCGGTGGTGGATGAGGAAGCATGCACATCGTGCGGGAGATGCGTTGCGGCGTGCCCCAGGGGCATCATTCAGCTTGTGCCCGAGTCCCAATCCGTAACCGTTTTGTGCAGGTCGTACGCGCGCGGTGCCGATGTCCGCAAGACCTGCAAAGTCGGGTGTATCGGGTGCGGGCTGTGCATGAAGGCGTGCCCCAATGGCGCGATCACGATGGATAACAACCTGGCCGTCATAGACCCGGCAAAGTGCGACGCGTGCGGCAAATGCGTTGAGAAATGCCCGACTAAGTCGATCGTGATGAGAAGCCGGAACACGACCGCGGGCACGGGCAGCCTCGCGGCAAGTTAA
- the rsxA gene encoding electron transport complex subunit RsxA, translating to MGEFLVIFFGGVLLNNFILSRILGVCPFIGVSKQVETATGMGMAVIFVIGVASVATWMVQYYILVPLGLTYLQTIAFILVIAALVQLVEMVIQKVSPVLYKALGIYLPLITTNCAVLGVTILNITEKYNLLEAAVNGIAGASGFALAIILFAAIRERMDLAPIPESLKGFPIALITTGLLSIAFLGFAGFRLKELFGVM from the coding sequence GTGGGCGAATTCCTTGTTATATTCTTTGGCGGGGTGTTGCTGAACAACTTCATCCTGTCGAGGATTCTCGGCGTATGTCCGTTCATAGGAGTATCCAAGCAGGTCGAGACGGCGACCGGCATGGGCATGGCGGTCATCTTCGTGATAGGCGTGGCATCTGTGGCGACGTGGATGGTCCAATACTACATCCTCGTGCCGCTGGGGCTGACGTATCTCCAGACTATCGCTTTCATCCTCGTCATCGCGGCGCTGGTGCAGCTCGTGGAGATGGTGATCCAGAAGGTGAGCCCTGTCCTCTACAAGGCTCTCGGGATCTACCTTCCACTTATCACGACCAACTGCGCCGTGCTGGGCGTGACCATTCTGAACATAACCGAGAAGTATAATCTTCTGGAGGCGGCGGTGAACGGCATAGCGGGCGCGTCAGGGTTTGCGCTTGCGATAATCCTCTTCGCCGCGATAAGAGAGCGTATGGACCTCGCGCCAATCCCTGAATCGCTGAAAGGCTTCCCGATCGCCCTCATAACGACGGGCCTCTTGTCCATCGCGTTCCTGGGATTCGCGGGCTTCCGACTGAAAGAGCTTTTCGGCGTCATGTAG
- a CDS encoding electron transport complex subunit E yields the protein MSFKSEFTKGLVKENPTFRILLGMCPTMATSVAISNGIGMGIAATFVLVGSNVIISMLRNVIPSRIRIPCYIVVIASFTTIVDLVMAAFVPKLHEVLGIFIPLIVVNCIILGRAEAFASKNGVLYSLADGLGMGLGFTMALTGMSTIRELLGTGTLLAVPDFGFAGFKVFERSLAAVMMILPPGGFITLGLLIGLLNYLGRRGKKAARA from the coding sequence ATGAGCTTCAAATCAGAGTTTACAAAGGGGCTTGTCAAGGAGAACCCCACTTTCAGGATTCTGCTCGGGATGTGCCCGACGATGGCGACGAGCGTTGCCATCTCGAACGGCATAGGCATGGGAATAGCAGCCACGTTCGTGCTCGTCGGGTCGAACGTCATAATCTCGATGCTGAGGAACGTGATCCCGTCCAGGATACGCATCCCTTGCTACATCGTGGTGATTGCGTCGTTCACGACGATAGTGGACCTTGTCATGGCGGCGTTCGTCCCGAAGCTGCACGAGGTTCTTGGGATATTCATCCCGCTGATCGTGGTGAACTGTATCATCCTGGGGAGGGCCGAGGCGTTCGCGTCCAAGAACGGCGTCCTGTACTCGCTGGCCGATGGTCTCGGCATGGGGCTCGGGTTTACCATGGCGTTGACCGGGATGAGCACCATCAGGGAGCTCCTCGGCACCGGCACACTCCTGGCGGTGCCTGACTTCGGGTTCGCAGGTTTCAAGGTGTTCGAACGGAGCCTGGCCGCGGTGATGATGATCCTCCCACCGGGCGGTTTCATCACTCTGGGGCTCTTGATCGGCCTTCTCAATTACCTGGGTCGCCGGGGGAAGAAGGCGGCGCGCGCGTAG
- a CDS encoding RnfABCDGE type electron transport complex subunit G, with amino-acid sequence MRDVWKLGFILFAICAVAAGALAFVNDITEERIAAQAAMKLEQALASVVPGADEFKDETDRVLAVAPPASRGGRPEFSAITKVYVGYKNGEMAGAAFACSPSGYGGPIDAVVGVSRDGVVTGLTVVKHSETPGLGANVTNRDFQMRFVGLRAGTPVKVTKDGGQVEAITGATISSRAVASGVDEALRLFELASREGVW; translated from the coding sequence TTGCGTGACGTGTGGAAGCTGGGTTTCATCCTCTTCGCCATATGCGCGGTGGCGGCGGGAGCGCTAGCCTTCGTGAATGACATCACGGAGGAGCGAATCGCGGCGCAGGCCGCCATGAAGCTGGAGCAGGCGCTTGCGAGCGTGGTGCCGGGCGCGGACGAGTTCAAGGACGAGACCGATAGGGTCCTGGCTGTGGCACCCCCCGCTTCTCGCGGAGGTAGGCCTGAGTTCTCTGCGATCACCAAAGTGTATGTGGGTTACAAGAACGGAGAGATGGCCGGTGCTGCGTTTGCTTGCAGCCCGTCCGGGTACGGCGGGCCCATCGATGCCGTGGTCGGCGTGTCGCGCGATGGAGTCGTGACCGGGCTCACGGTGGTGAAACACTCGGAGACCCCCGGGCTGGGCGCGAACGTTACCAACCGCGACTTTCAGATGCGGTTCGTTGGGCTGCGCGCGGGGACCCCGGTGAAGGTCACGAAGGACGGGGGTCAAGTGGAGGCCATCACCGGTGCGACCATCTCCTCGCGGGCGGTCGCGAGCGGCGTTGACGAGGCGCTTCGGCTGTTCGAGCTTGCTTCGCGAGAGGGGGTCTGGTGA
- a CDS encoding RnfABCDGE type electron transport complex subunit D: protein MDGTGLIVSSSPHQRTAVSTPIIMSDVILALMPASLAGVWFFGLRALGMMAVCVAAAVATEAVLEKLMRKPLTIGDYSAAVAGLLLALVLPPDLPLWIGAIGAVFAMAIGKFVFGGLGQNVFNPALIGRAVLLASWPVLMTRWRWPIFQAPWVPDFDAVTTATPLALWRLGGIKTPYLNLFLGNVAGSIGETSAIAILVGAAYLLWRGHISWRIPFTFIGTVAVLAALFGQDPLFHVLAGGLLLGAFFMATDYVTTPVTPKGQIIFGVGCGVLTMLIRLYGGYPEGVCYAILIMNAATALIDRLTMPRKFGEVRKVA from the coding sequence ATGGACGGAACCGGACTCATAGTATCTTCCTCACCGCACCAGCGGACGGCCGTGTCTACGCCGATCATCATGAGCGACGTTATCCTGGCTCTCATGCCTGCATCTCTGGCAGGCGTGTGGTTTTTCGGGCTCCGGGCGCTCGGCATGATGGCTGTTTGTGTGGCGGCGGCCGTCGCGACCGAGGCGGTGCTGGAAAAGCTCATGAGGAAGCCCCTGACGATAGGGGATTACAGTGCTGCGGTGGCCGGGCTCCTACTGGCCCTAGTCCTGCCGCCCGACTTGCCGCTATGGATCGGTGCCATCGGTGCTGTGTTCGCGATGGCTATCGGGAAGTTCGTCTTCGGCGGGCTCGGGCAGAACGTCTTCAACCCCGCGCTTATCGGACGGGCTGTCCTGCTTGCTTCGTGGCCCGTGCTTATGACGAGGTGGAGATGGCCCATCTTCCAGGCCCCGTGGGTGCCCGACTTCGACGCGGTCACCACTGCAACGCCGCTTGCCCTCTGGAGGCTCGGCGGCATTAAGACGCCGTATTTGAACCTCTTCCTGGGGAACGTTGCAGGCTCGATAGGCGAGACGTCGGCGATCGCCATACTAGTAGGCGCGGCATACCTGCTGTGGCGGGGGCATATAAGCTGGCGTATCCCGTTCACCTTCATCGGCACGGTCGCGGTGCTCGCGGCGCTCTTCGGCCAAGATCCACTGTTTCACGTGCTCGCCGGAGGGCTGCTGCTGGGTGCCTTCTTCATGGCTACCGACTACGTCACGACCCCGGTCACCCCGAAGGGTCAGATCATCTTTGGCGTCGGCTGTGGGGTATTGACCATGCTCATCAGGCTCTACGGTGGCTATCCAGAGGGCGTGTGCTACGCGATCCTGATCATGAACGCAGCCACCGCTCTTATCGACAGGCTCACGATGCCGCGCAAGTTCGGGGAGGTGAGGAAAGTTGCGTGA
- the rsxC gene encoding electron transport complex subunit RsxC, with translation MVAKTFRGGVHAHYHKEDTASKPIRRLGPPARVVIPLHQHTGAPCEPLVKVGDEVKVGQKIGDSSARLTAPVHSSVSGKVVAISPHPQAGGRDVLSIVIESDGQETLDEHVEPRADVDSLKADEIKAIIREAGIVGLGGAAFPTYFKLTPPPGKSFDTVILNGAECEPYLSADHRLMVERPGDVVEGAKLLLKATGVTKAYIGIEENKPDAIEAISEAAKGDDRISVVPLKVKYPQGAEKQLIWAILGREVPSGGLPVDVGVVVNNVGTAAAVKDAVVSGMPLVERVVTVAGSCVAEPQNVLVKVGMLVSDLVEACGGCSSPPAKVIIGGPMMGTAQFTMDIPVTKGTSGVLLLNEEEAAPVEPMACVRCGKCVEACSMRLMPLWIASYAEAGRFDDAERMNALDCIECGCCSFICPSRRRLVQAIRLAKSEIMAKRRKAQAS, from the coding sequence ATGGTAGCGAAAACCTTCAGGGGAGGAGTGCACGCTCATTATCACAAGGAGGATACCGCCTCAAAGCCCATAAGGAGGCTTGGGCCTCCGGCTAGGGTCGTGATCCCCCTCCACCAGCACACGGGTGCGCCTTGCGAGCCCCTTGTCAAGGTTGGTGACGAGGTCAAGGTGGGACAGAAAATCGGCGACAGCTCCGCCCGGCTCACAGCTCCGGTTCATTCAAGCGTCTCGGGCAAGGTCGTGGCCATTTCCCCGCATCCTCAGGCGGGCGGACGAGACGTGCTATCCATCGTGATCGAGTCTGACGGGCAAGAAACCCTTGATGAACATGTGGAGCCACGCGCCGATGTGGACAGCCTCAAGGCCGACGAGATCAAGGCCATAATCCGCGAGGCTGGGATCGTGGGCCTGGGAGGCGCTGCGTTCCCGACATACTTTAAGCTTACGCCCCCGCCTGGGAAGAGTTTTGACACGGTGATCCTGAACGGGGCGGAGTGCGAGCCATACCTCTCAGCCGACCATCGCCTTATGGTGGAGCGGCCCGGTGATGTGGTCGAGGGAGCGAAGCTTCTCCTCAAGGCCACCGGTGTCACGAAGGCCTACATCGGGATCGAGGAGAACAAGCCCGACGCCATCGAGGCGATCTCAGAGGCAGCGAAAGGGGATGACCGGATCTCGGTCGTGCCTCTCAAAGTGAAATACCCACAAGGGGCGGAGAAGCAGCTCATCTGGGCGATCCTCGGGCGCGAGGTCCCGTCGGGCGGCCTGCCGGTGGACGTGGGCGTGGTGGTAAACAACGTCGGCACTGCCGCGGCCGTGAAGGATGCCGTTGTTTCCGGAATGCCGCTTGTGGAACGCGTGGTCACAGTGGCGGGTTCATGCGTCGCGGAGCCCCAGAATGTCCTCGTCAAGGTCGGGATGCTTGTGAGCGACCTCGTCGAGGCGTGCGGCGGGTGCTCTAGCCCGCCTGCGAAAGTCATTATCGGTGGTCCTATGATGGGCACGGCTCAGTTCACGATGGACATCCCTGTCACAAAGGGCACGTCCGGGGTTCTGCTTCTGAACGAGGAGGAGGCCGCGCCCGTTGAACCAATGGCTTGCGTGAGATGCGGCAAGTGCGTCGAGGCATGCTCGATGAGGCTCATGCCGCTGTGGATCGCGAGCTATGCGGAGGCTGGCAGGTTTGATGATGCCGAGCGTATGAACGCACTGGATTGCATCGAGTGCGGCTGCTGCAGTTTCATATGCCCGTCGCGCAGGCGCTTAGTTCAGGCGATCAGGCTTGCTAAGTCCGAGATCATGGCAAAGAGGCGCAAGGCCCAGGCGAGCTGA
- the ndk gene encoding nucleoside-diphosphate kinase — protein sequence MERTFIIVKPDGVERGLIGAVIERFERRGFRVVKMEMRTIARADAARHYEHLAGRPIFEGLLDYVTRGPSALLVLERDTDAIKVARNIIGATNPADALPGTIRGDFGGTLPENVVHASDSCESYEREVRIFFPGEAESLVCGQGKCS from the coding sequence ATGGAGCGCACGTTCATAATCGTGAAGCCCGATGGTGTGGAGCGCGGGCTCATCGGAGCGGTGATCGAGCGTTTCGAGAGAAGGGGATTTCGCGTCGTCAAGATGGAGATGAGGACTATCGCGCGGGCGGACGCCGCTCGCCACTACGAGCATCTGGCAGGCCGACCGATTTTCGAGGGGCTGCTGGACTACGTCACCCGCGGGCCGTCGGCGCTCCTCGTTCTCGAGCGCGATACCGACGCGATCAAGGTTGCTAGGAATATCATCGGTGCAACAAACCCGGCGGATGCGCTCCCGGGCACGATCAGGGGAGACTTCGGCGGGACCCTTCCGGAGAACGTGGTGCATGCCTCGGATTCATGCGAGAGCTACGAGCGGGAGGTTAGGATCTTCTTCCCCGGAGAGGCTGAGAGCCTTGTTTGCGGGCAGGGCAAGTGCAGTTGA
- a CDS encoding formate--tetrahydrofolate ligase → MPPDIEIAQSARLEPIVRIAAKVGLTEDDIELYGKYKAKVTLEAVERLKGRPYGKLIYTTAITATPAGEGKTCTAVGLTQALGKLGKKVMVALREPSLGPTFGVKGGAAGGGYSQVLPMEDINLHFTGDIHAVGAAHNLLAAMVDNHIHQGNELGIDPRRVVWRRVMDISDRQLRNIVVGLGGKANGFPMESGFDITVASEVMACLGLSRSMSDLKERFGRLIVAYTYDGRPVTAADLKAVGAMAVIMKDAIKPNLVQTLEGQPAFVHGGPFANIAYGNNSILATETALRLADYVVTEGGFAADLGAEKFFDIVCRITDVRPAVVVLVASVRALHHHGGVAKSKLAEKNLEALAKGCENLDKHVTNVTKKFGLPVVVAINRFPADDREELEYLRKHCEELGVRSAVSEVVARGGEGGIELAEAVLDAIEHEKPQFRFLYDLDLSVREKIHCLATEIYGADGVVYAGTAERDIKVIEEQGLGRLPVCMAKTQLSLSDDPSLRGAPRGWKLTVREVRASAGAGFLVPLCGQMMTMPGLPAHPAAENVDIDDQGKIKGLF, encoded by the coding sequence ATCCCTCCGGACATAGAGATCGCTCAAAGTGCACGACTGGAGCCGATCGTACGGATCGCGGCAAAGGTGGGGCTTACCGAGGATGACATCGAGCTGTATGGCAAATACAAGGCCAAGGTGACCCTGGAAGCTGTCGAACGGCTCAAGGGCCGGCCCTACGGCAAGCTCATCTACACAACGGCCATAACGGCGACGCCCGCCGGAGAGGGGAAAACCTGCACGGCAGTGGGCCTCACGCAGGCCCTTGGCAAGCTCGGCAAGAAGGTCATGGTCGCTCTGCGCGAGCCGTCGCTCGGCCCGACCTTCGGCGTCAAGGGCGGCGCTGCGGGTGGCGGGTACTCTCAGGTCTTGCCGATGGAGGATATCAACCTGCACTTCACTGGCGACATTCATGCCGTCGGAGCCGCCCACAACTTGCTCGCCGCGATGGTTGACAACCATATTCATCAGGGAAACGAACTCGGGATAGATCCGAGGAGAGTCGTGTGGCGGCGGGTCATGGACATAAGTGACAGACAACTTCGTAACATCGTGGTGGGCCTCGGCGGCAAGGCCAACGGTTTTCCGATGGAGAGCGGGTTCGATATCACCGTAGCCTCAGAGGTCATGGCGTGCCTCGGGCTCTCGCGCTCGATGTCAGACCTCAAGGAACGATTCGGAAGGCTCATAGTGGCTTACACGTACGACGGGAGGCCCGTCACGGCTGCGGACCTCAAGGCGGTCGGCGCCATGGCCGTGATCATGAAGGACGCCATAAAGCCGAATTTGGTACAGACTCTTGAGGGCCAGCCAGCGTTCGTTCACGGGGGACCGTTCGCCAACATCGCTTACGGGAACAACTCCATCCTCGCCACTGAAACGGCACTTCGGCTTGCTGACTACGTGGTCACTGAGGGAGGCTTCGCGGCAGACCTGGGTGCTGAGAAGTTCTTCGACATCGTATGTCGCATAACCGACGTGCGGCCCGCCGTTGTTGTGCTCGTTGCGTCCGTGCGCGCGCTGCACCATCACGGCGGCGTGGCCAAGAGCAAGCTCGCCGAGAAGAACCTGGAGGCCCTCGCGAAAGGCTGCGAAAACCTCGACAAGCACGTCACGAACGTGACGAAGAAGTTCGGGCTCCCGGTGGTGGTCGCTATCAACAGGTTCCCGGCGGATGACCGGGAGGAGCTCGAGTACCTGCGCAAGCACTGCGAGGAGCTCGGTGTCCGTTCGGCGGTATCCGAGGTCGTGGCGCGAGGCGGTGAGGGCGGCATCGAGCTGGCCGAGGCTGTGCTGGATGCTATCGAGCACGAGAAGCCGCAGTTTAGGTTCCTCTATGATCTGGACCTCTCGGTGCGCGAGAAGATCCACTGTCTCGCGACGGAGATATACGGGGCCGACGGCGTGGTGTACGCCGGGACGGCCGAGCGGGACATCAAGGTCATCGAAGAGCAAGGCCTGGGCAGGCTGCCTGTCTGCATGGCCAAGACGCAGCTCTCGCTCTCTGACGATCCCTCGCTTCGCGGCGCGCCTCGGGGATGGAAGCTGACGGTACGCGAGGTGCGCGCCTCGGCCGGTGCTGGCTTCCTCGTGCCTCTGTGCGGCCAGATGATGACCATGCCCGGGCTCCCGGCTCATCCAGCCGCTGAGAACGTGGACATCGACGATCAGGGCAAGATCAAGGGGCTTTTCTAG
- the gltA gene encoding NADPH-dependent glutamate synthase, with protein MPAKVDRHLMPKQDPRERIRNFNEVALGYSAEIAVEEAKRCIGCPKRPCVAGCPVEVDIPSFVKLISEGKFAEAAAKIKEKNSLPAICGRVCPQESQCEARCTLGKKGKPVAIGALERFAADYERALGARDAQGPASAHACAGRVAVVGSGPAGLTCAADLARMGYSVVVFESLHSTGGVLRYGIPEFRLPKIIVDEEVEYVKRLGVEIRTNTLVGKTLTVDELFRDGFDAIFLGTGAGLPHFLGIPGENLNGVYSANEFLTRSNLMKAYLFPEYDTPIRVGKRVAVVGAGNVAMDAARTALRLGAEKVTIVYRRSRAEMPARLEEIENAEEEGVELMLLTNPVRVLGDERGWVRGMECIRMELGEPDESGRRRPVPVPGSEFVIDVDTMISAVGTDPNPLLVRSVPGLKLGRHGNVVINEETGETSVPGIFAGGDIVTGSATVIAAMGAGKLAARGIDKFIRAKRERGE; from the coding sequence ATGCCGGCGAAAGTAGACAGGCATCTTATGCCGAAGCAAGATCCTCGAGAACGGATACGGAACTTCAACGAGGTGGCCCTCGGGTATTCGGCCGAGATCGCCGTGGAGGAAGCGAAGCGGTGCATCGGCTGCCCGAAGCGTCCTTGCGTGGCAGGGTGCCCTGTGGAGGTGGACATCCCTTCGTTCGTGAAGCTCATCAGCGAAGGCAAGTTCGCCGAGGCTGCCGCGAAGATCAAGGAGAAAAACAGCCTTCCCGCGATATGTGGGCGCGTCTGCCCCCAGGAATCCCAGTGCGAGGCCAGATGCACCCTGGGCAAGAAAGGCAAGCCCGTGGCCATCGGTGCCCTTGAGCGTTTCGCCGCGGATTACGAAAGGGCTCTAGGTGCGCGGGATGCTCAGGGCCCGGCTTCCGCCCACGCGTGTGCAGGCAGGGTTGCGGTGGTCGGGTCCGGCCCTGCGGGGCTCACGTGTGCCGCGGACCTCGCGCGAATGGGGTACTCGGTGGTGGTCTTCGAGTCGCTCCACTCCACGGGCGGGGTGCTCCGGTACGGTATTCCAGAGTTTCGTTTGCCGAAGATCATAGTGGACGAAGAGGTGGAGTACGTTAAGCGGCTCGGTGTCGAGATCAGGACCAACACGCTCGTGGGAAAGACACTGACCGTTGACGAGCTCTTTCGCGACGGGTTCGACGCGATCTTTCTCGGAACCGGGGCAGGTCTACCGCACTTCCTGGGCATCCCCGGCGAGAACCTCAACGGTGTGTACTCCGCAAATGAGTTCTTGACGCGCTCGAACCTCATGAAGGCGTATCTTTTCCCGGAGTATGATACACCGATTCGCGTGGGCAAGCGCGTCGCGGTGGTGGGCGCGGGAAACGTGGCGATGGACGCCGCAAGGACAGCCCTCAGGCTCGGCGCGGAGAAGGTCACCATAGTGTACCGAAGGTCGCGCGCGGAAATGCCAGCGAGGCTCGAGGAGATCGAGAACGCGGAGGAGGAGGGGGTCGAGCTCATGCTCCTCACCAACCCGGTGCGCGTTCTGGGTGACGAGCGAGGCTGGGTCCGGGGCATGGAGTGCATAAGGATGGAGCTGGGGGAGCCGGACGAGAGCGGCAGGCGGAGGCCGGTGCCGGTGCCTGGCTCGGAATTCGTGATCGACGTAGACACGATGATCTCCGCGGTGGGCACGGATCCTAACCCCCTGTTAGTGAGAAGCGTGCCCGGGCTCAAGCTTGGGCGCCACGGAAACGTGGTTATCAACGAGGAGACCGGCGAGACGAGCGTTCCCGGGATATTCGCGGGCGGCGACATAGTGACCGGGTCTGCCACGGTGATAGCCGCGATGGGCGCAGGCAAGCTCGCTGCGCGCGGGATAGACAAGTTCATTCGTGCCAAACGGGAAAGGGGCGAGTGA